In Bradyrhizobium manausense, the sequence GCAATTCTCGAACAGGCCGATGCGGATGTCGGCGCCGTCGCGCTTTCCGCCGCGCTTCTGATACAGCGCGGCGAGGATAGCGATCACACCGAACATGCCGCCCATGATGTCGTTGGCGGAGGAGCCGACGCGCTGCGGCTTCTCCTTCGTGCCGGTCATGGCGGCAAGCCCCGACATCATCTGCACGACTTCATCGAGCGCGGGACGATGCTCGTAGGGGCCGGACAGAAAGCCCTTGTGGCCGGCGACGATCAGATGCGGATGGCGGCGGCGCAATTCCTCCGCGCCAAGCCCCTGCTTCTCGAGCAGGCCATCACGAAAATTCTCCAGGAACACGTCGGCCGTTTCCAGCAGCCGGTGCATGGTGTCGCGATCTTCAGGCTTCTCGAAATCCAGCACGACGCTTCGTTTGCCGCGGTTGAACAGCGGAAAGAACGCCGTGCCCATGCCGCCGAGCGACCGGGTCTTGTCACCGGCGGGCGGCTCGACCTTGATCACTTCGGCGCCGAGCTGCGCGAGGATCATGCCGCAGGTCGGGCCCATCACCATGTGGGTCATCTCGACGACCCGCACGCCCTCGAGCGGCAATCCGGTCTCAGCCATCCGTCACTCCCTGTCTGTTCGGCCCGAAGACTAGGTCTTCACAAGTCTTCTTAAAAATATAATCTGTCGAAGATTGCCTTCGCAGATATAGAACGCTTTAGGACCAAGCTGATCTGACATGGATTCACGCCAGCTCCGCTATTTCATTGCCGTCTACGAGCAGCGGAACCTGTCGCGCGCCGCTGACCAAGTGAACGTCGCCCAATCCGCGCTCAGCCATCATATCTCGAATCTGGAGGCCGAGTTTGCAACGCCGCTGTTCGAGCGCAAGTCGCGCGGCATGGACCCGACCGCGGCCGGCGAGCGGCTTTACGAGCATGCCCGCATCATCCTGCGCGCGATGGCGGAGGCCGAGACCGAGGTGCGCGAGGGCGCGCGCGTCATTGCCGGCGAGATCTCGATCGGCATGGCCAATTCCGGCGTCAAGGCGATCGGCGTGGAGCTGATGCGGACGGTGCTGACGAAGTATCCCAAGCTCAAGCTGTCGCTCACCGAGAGCCTGTCGGGCGCGACGCTGATGCACCTGATGGTCTCCAACGTCGACCTCGCGCTGGTCTACAATCCGCCGTCGGAGAAGGAGCTGATCACGGAGGCCGTGCTCGAAGAGGAGATGTTCCTGGTCGGCATTCCCAAACTCGTCGGCAAGGCCAAGACTCCCATCCGCTTCGAGGAGCTGAGCCGGCTGCCGCTGATACTGCTGCGCTACGGCCTCGGCCTCTCCTCGCGCGCGCTGCTGGACGATCCGGTCCTGCTCAAGCGGCTCGAGGGCGGCGCGATCCTGCACGCCAACTCGATTACGGGCATGACCGGTGCACTGGTGGAGGGGCTCGGTTGCACCATCGCGACAAAACTGTTCGCTCGGGAGGAGCTCGCCGCCGGACGCCTGGTCGCGCGCGAAGTGATTGCCCCAAAGCTCACTCGCACGCTCTATCTCTGCCGCCTGCGCAACCGCCCAATGACCTACGCGATGGAAGAGATGCGACGGTTGATGCTCGAAATGATCGCCGAGCAGGTGCGCAGCGGCAGTTGGCAGGCGACGCTGGTTGAGTGAGGAGCGCTTCCGGCGTCATGGCCGGGCTTGACCCGGCCATCCACGCCTTGCCGCGCAGCACGAAGAACGTGGATGCCCGGGACGAGCCCGGGCATGACGACAGTCCCGCCGGGGCGAGGTCAGGAAAGATCGAGTTCGAAAATCTCGAACGCTTCCATCGATATGTTCGTCTGGATTTCCGGCTGACGGCGGCCAACATGGCGCGGTCCGGCAGAGCTTGCGAAAAACCTCAGAGATGAGCCGCCGGGAACCGCGCGCGATCCGCGCGCCACGGGGAGGACATCATGAGCGTTGTCGGCATCGACACAGGGTTTGAGCTCGGCGCTACGCCTTCAGGACCGGACGAGATCTCGCGGCGGCTCGAGGCAATGCCGGCCACGGGCCATGTCTGGAAGCTCATCGTCCTGCTGTCGCTCGGCGGCTGTTTCGAGATCTACGATCTGTTCCTGACCGGCTACATCGCGCCGGGCCTCAGCCGCAGCGGACTATTAAGCACCACGACGCAGGCCTTTTTCGGCTTCTCCGGCATCGGCGCCTTCGTCGCTGCGACCTTTGCCGGCCTGTTCGTCGGCACCTTCTTCCTCGGCTTCCTCGCCGACCGTTTCGGCCGGCGCGCGATCTTCACCTACGCCCTGCTCGGCTATACCGCGGCGTCCGTGATCATGGCCTGCCAGACCTCTTCAGGCGGCCTGTTGCTCTGGCGCTTCCTCGCCGGGGTCGGCATCGGCATCGAGGTCATCACCATCGACGCCTACATCACCGAGCTGGTGCCGAGCCGGATGCGCGGCCGCGCCTTTGCGGTGAACCAGGCGATCATGTTCATCGCCGTTCCCATCGTCGCGTTCCTCGCCTGGTGGCTGGTGCCGCTCGCGCCCTACGGCATCGAGGGCTGGCGCTGGGTGGTGCTGATCGGCGCCGCCGCCAGCATGATCATCTGGGTGCTGCGCCTGTTCCTGCCCGAGAGCCCGCTCTGGCTCGCCCGCCACGGCCGCACCGAGGAAGCATTCCGGATTCTCGCCACGCTCGAGGCCAGAGGCGGCGGCGCGGCGCCGGGGCCCTCAGCTCCGGTTGCCCGGCCAGCGACGCAGGCGACCGGGCACATCGGCTTCGCCGATCTGTTCCGCCCGCCCTATCTCTCGCTCGTCGTCCTGTTCATGGTGTTCAACCTCTGCCAGGCCTTCGGCTTCTACGGCTTCGCCAATTGGGTCCCGACCCTGCTGGTCGCGAAGGGCATCACCGTCACCAAGAGCCTGCAATATTCCTTCATCGTCGCGTTCGCCTACCCGATCTCGCCGCTGCTCGCGGCGAGCTTCGCCGATAGATTCGAACGCCGCTGGATCATCGCGGGAGCCTGCATCGCCATCATCGTGTTCGGCATGGCGTTCGCCCAATTGACCGAGCCGGCGCTGCTGATCGTCTGCGGCGTGCTGCTGACGGCCTGCAACACGACGATGTCCTACGCCTATCATGCCTACCAGACCGAAGTGTTCCCGACCCAGATCCGCGCGCAGGCGTCCGGCCTCGTCTATTCGATGAGCCGGCTGAGCGCGACATTCTCGGGCTTCATCGTCGCCTACATGCTGAAGGAAGCCGGCGTCATCGGCGTGTTCGGCCTGATCACCGTGGCGATGCTGATCGTGGTGATCGCCATGTCGCTGTTCGGCCCCGATGTCCGCGGCAAGGCGCTGGACACGGTGTAGCCTCAGCTCTCTCCACGCGTCATTGCGAGGAGCGAAGCGACGAAGCAATCCAGAGTCGTTCCATAGAGACAGTCTGGATTGCTTCGCTGCGCTCGCAATGACGGGGGAGAGAGCATAGCTCACGCCGCCAGCAGGTTCTGCAATGCCGCGCCGTTGGGTACACCGAGGCCGGAGCAGGCATCCCAGCCGGGGCCGGCCTTGTACATGCCGCGCAGGGAGCCGGTGATGTCGTTGTTGCCGACGGTGATGTCGCGGAACACGCCGTGCCCATGCGAGGCATAGATCAGCGGATTGATGAAGCCGACCGTCTTGCCGAACTTCTTGGTCGTGGCCTCGTTGATGCGGGCGATCAGTCCGGCCATCAGCGGCGCTACCGCGCTGGTGCCGCCGATCGTGGTCATGACACCGTTGAGAAAGATCTGGTAGCCGGTCGCGGGATCGGCGTCGCCCGCAACATCGGGCACACCGCGGCCGCTCCGATGCGCCGGCGATTTCGGCACATGCGCATTGGCCTGATATTTCGGCTCCGCAAACATCACGCTGACGCCACCGCCGCCGGCGCCGTCCTGCGGACCACCGTTCCAGACGACCTCGGTGATCGTGCCGTTCGAGGCTCTCAGATTGGTCCCGCCGCAGGCGAGTGCAAAGGGGCTCGACGCGGGGAAGTCGGCGTGCGGTTTGCCATCCCAGCCTTCGGCCATGTCCGCCGACCCGTTGTCGCCGGACGCGACGCAGACGGTGACGCCCATCGCCGCAGCGTCGCGGATCGCTTCATTGAGGCCGTCCATGAATTGCTGTGAGCTCTCCGGATCCTCCGGTCCGCCCCAGCTGATCGAGATCACCGATGGCTTTCGCGCGGTGTCATGGACCGCGGCCTTCACCGCGTCGATGAAGCCGTTGGTGGTGTTGGGCGCGAAATAAACCACGATCCTGGCACCGGGCGCGATCGCGCCGGCGACCTCGACGTCGAGCACGACCTCGCCGTCGGCGTCGGAATGGCCGGGCTTGTTGGCGCCGCCGTCGACGCTCGCGGGAACGACCTTCGGCATCGGGATCCCCGCCTTCTTGAAGAAGGTTTTCAGGTCCGAGGTCTTGTAGCCTGCGCCGGTGGGATGACCCTTGGTGTCGATGTCGTTGAGCTCGATGATGGCGATGCACTGCCCGGCGCCGGTCTCGCCGCCCGGGAAATTGTAGAGCTGTGCGATCTGTTCGACCGAAAAGCTGCCGCCCTGCCCCGCACGCGCGGTCGCGCCCTTCTTCGCTGTCTTGCTGGCCGCCTTGCGCCGGAAATGCGGCTGCGCCACGGGCCGGTTGTCGAGGCCGTGCACGCCGATCACAATGCCTTCGAGCTCGGCCGGGATCTGCACATTGCCCCTGCGCATGCGATAGGTCGCGCCGTCATGCTTGACCTTGTTGAGCTTGACGCCGAACGCCGCACCCATCGCCTTCACGGTGCCGGTCAGCTTCACCGTGCGGGAGGCCAGGTGCACGCTCTTGACGTTGAGATCATGGTGATGCGCGAAATCATCGATCTTGGCGACGTCGGCCGTATCGGCGCCCATCTGCTCGGCAAACTCCGTGCGAGAAAGATATTGCCGCTCGCGCGGCGGTTGCGCGCCGAGCGCCATCACCTGCTCGTCGTCGGCGCGTTTGGCGCGCAGGCGAACGCTGATCTCGATTTCCTGCCTGGAATCGGCCGCGCCGACGAGCTTGGCCCCCTTCGGCAATTTCCGGGCGCTGTTCGCCAGCGTGACACGCTTAGTCGAGCTTGCCATGACTTCCTCCGTTTGTGATTGAAAGGCGGATTGTCGCACCTCAACTATAGGTGTAGTCTCGCAGACGGATTGGTTCAGACGATTGAGCGAATATTTTCAAAACAACCCTTGTTTTTAAGGGCAAATGCTCTTCTGCCTCAAATCGACACGGAATCGGTCAATAGCTCCGACCATTCCGTGAATAGGTCTTCGATCTAGAATTGCAGCCGTCGGCGCGACTTGTCCGACCGACGGAAGACGTTTGTCGAAATCAATTGGCGGAGACCGCGTGATGCCTGCTGACCGCAAATGGGTTGAGAAAAATCTCGGGTTCGATCCAATCACCACACCGCCGCCGCGCCAGACCTTCGTGGTCAAGCGCATCGCGGATGCCGCCGCGAAGAAGACCGCCAAGATCGCGCCCGAAGATTTTCAGCGCGAGATCATCGATTTCGATTCTGAATCAACCGAAGGCCGCGAGTTCATGGCCTTCTCGACCGCGACCGGGCTGTCGCGCTTCACCGACATTCGCTGGCCCAAGGGGCTCGCGCCGCAGACCGGGCCGAAGCCGGGCAATGGCAAGGGCCCGCTGCCGCGTGCCGACGTGCTGGTGGTGACCTGGACCGTCGACGAAGCGCACGCAACCAGCCGCGTGCTGACGCCAGGCAAGGACTCGCATAACGACTACGTCCCCTACACGCACAATTACGCAACCATCTCGAAGAAGATGCGCAACGGCTGCCCGGCCAGGGAGCTGAAGCGGCTCGGCGCCTTCTGGACCACCACAATCGGCAACAAGAAGGTCGTGGTCTTCAAATCCGACTCGCACATGTCGCAGGATGGCCCGCAGCTGCCCAACATCGACGTCTGGCGCCAGATCATCACCGAGGTGCAGCCGACGCTCGTCATCACCACGGGCACGGCCGGCGGCATCGGCAGGCAGGTCGAGGTCGGCGACGTCGTCGTCAGCCCGATCGTTCGCTTCGATTGCCTCTCGAAGTTCAAGAAGCAGCCGTTTGCGCAGGCGCATTTCTCCAGCAAGCCCGCCAGGACGACGAAATTCGCCGCGGCCAAGACGCTGTTCAAGGCCAATGCCGGGCAATTGCCGAAGACCAATACCAGGCCCCCAAAGATTTTCGTCGTGAAGCCGAGTGGGCTGTCGTCCTCCGTGGTCACGACTGATTTCTTCGGCTTCGACACCTCGGACAACCACTTCCATCTCCAGGGCCTCGGCGACGTTTCCGAAATGGGCGACGCCATCCTGGGCCTCGTCGCCCAAGAGATGGGCGCCAAGGCGCCGCGCTGGCTCGCGATCCGCAACGTCTCCGACCCGCAGATCAAGGCCGAGGGCACGCTGAAGCAGCAGGAACAGATCGCCGCCCAGATCTACAAAGGGTTCGGTCGCTGGAGCACCGTCTGCAGCGCCATCACCTGCTGGGCGAGCATCGTGGCGGAGCCGTAGGGCATGATCCGGAAAAGTGTGACGCGGTTTTCCGAAAGATCATGCCCAAACAATAAAGCCGCAAAGGCTGCAGGTCAGCCTCTCTTGCCGAAGCGGCCCGGGGTGTCTACCTCTCGCTGAGTGTTTCGTGAGAGGTTCCCATGCTGGATGCCGCCGTGAAGGCGCTGTCGCAAATGATGTCGCCGCCGATGCGTTCGATCCTGTGGCGGTCGATCGGGCTCGCGCTGGTGCTGATCGTGGTGCTGGCGATCGGGTTGCAGCGGCTGCTGAGCTGGTTCGCCACGTATGGCGAAGTCTGGCTGGAGGGCCTGCTTGGGCCGAGCTGGCACTCATCCCTGGACGTGCTGTCCTGGATCATCTCGATTGCGGCTGGTCTTGGGGTCGTGTTCGGCAGCGTGTTCCTGATGCCCGCGATCACCTCGCTGGTGGCGAGCTTCTTCGTAGACGACGTCGCCGACATCGTCGAGCGCGAATATTATCCGGCCGAGCGGCCGGGCACGGCGCTGCCGTTCAACCAGGCCATCCTCGAAGGCATCAAGACCGCGCTGCTGACCATCCTGGTCTATCTCGTCGCGCTGCCGCTGGTGTTTCTGGCCGGCGCCGGTTTCCTGATCTTCTTCCTCGCGGCCGCCTGGCTGCTGGGCCGCGAATATTTCGAGCTCGCCGCGATGCGCTTCCGCTCGCCGGAGGGCGCCAAGGCGATGCGGCGCGACAATGCCGCGACCATCTTCACCGCCGGCCTCTTCATTGCGGCCTTCGTCTCGATCCCTGTCGTGAACCTGGCGACGCCGATCTTCGGCATGGCCTTCATGGTTCACATGCACAAGCGGCTGTCGGGACCACGGCCCGAGTTGATCGAGCCGGCACGGCAGATGCGGTGAGCGCTATCGGCTCACCGGCACGCCGCATTTGCGCAGCACCGTCTTGGCGAAGCCGAACGGCGCCGGTGTAAACGGACCCGGCGGCGCCCGCGTGATCAGCGCGATGAAGCCGAGCCCGGCCATCGCCAACCAGAAGCACAGCCAGAAGCCGTCGATATAAGCGAGCACATTGGCCTCGCGCTGCACGAAGCCGGCAAGCGTGCCCACTGCGCGCGCCTGCGCCGAACCGGTGCCGTGGGCGGCGAAGTGATCGGCGAGCTGCTTCAGCGCGCGCACCACATTAACGTCGCCGACCTCCAAATTCTGGCCGATGTAGAAAGAATGAACCTGCTCACGAACGCGCAGCCACGTGCCCATCAGCGCCACGCCGATCTCGGCACCGCCGAGCCGCATGATCTGGATGTAGGCCGCAAACGAGGTCGCGCGACTCGGATCGGAATTCGACAGCGCGATGATGATCAGCGGCAGCAGCGTGGTGGACTGGCCGCAGCAGGACGATGCCGACAAAGTCCTCACGTGCCCACTCATGGGTGAGCTGGGTGCCCCAGAGATTGGCGGCGGCGAAGCAGGCAAATCCCACCACCGTCACTGCGCGTGCATCGAAATGGCGGAGCAGCCAGATCGTAAGCGGCACCAGCACGAACATCGGCAGCGCGCCGTAAGTCAGCAGCAGCAGCCCGCTCTGCTCCGGCCGGAGCAGGCCGATATTGCCGAGGAAGTTCGGCACCAGCGACGAGTTGGAGAGCGAGCTCAGCGTGTAGAGCAGGATCACCACCAGCGACAGGCCGATGTTGCGCGAGAACAGCACGTTCACATGCGCCCAGGGCTGCCGCACCAGCGACTCGTTGACGAGGAAGGCGACGAACAGCACTGCACCGGCAGCGAGCAGCGCCGTCACGGTACCGTTGCCAAGCCAGTCCAGCCGATTGCCCTGGTCGAGGCCGGCATAGATCATCCCGACCCCTGCGCCGAGCAGCAGCATGCCGCCCCAATCGGCCTCGCGCAGCAGCGCCCGATCAACCGGCTCGCTCGGCGTGCCCAGATAAACCATCAGGCCCATCAGCGGCGCGATCACGACGCCCTGCCAGTACAGCCATTGCCAGCCGAGATGATCGACATAGAAGCCGACAAGTGAGGTCGATGAGTCCAATGCAAAGCCGACGCGGATCGAATAGAGCGCGATCGCCGGCAGCCACCAGCGGATCGGCAGATTGCGGAACACGATCATCAGCGTCGCCGGCACGAAGGTGCCGAGCAAGAGGCCGTGCACGACGCTGAGCGCGATCAGCGTCGGATAATCGTGCACGAAAGGGATGATCAGCGAGACGACGGCGTAGACGAGGCTCGGGATCCCGAGCACGCGGCGCAGGCCGAACACGGTCGCGAGCCACGCCACCGCCGGGGCGACGAAGATCTGTGAACCGATGCCGGCCGTGGAGAGCCACGCGCCTTCGTCGAAGCTGAGCCCGAACGCACCACGGAGATCGGGCAGCCCGACCGTGGTCAGCCGGCTGTCGAAATTGGCGAGGAACGCGCCGAGCAGCACGGCGGCCACGGCAAACAGCGGTTGCGCGGCGACGCCTCCACGCGAGACGGGACCGCGTCCGGCGTCGTCATTTGCCGCCATTCGCATCCTTCGTGTCGATGCTGGTGACAACCGACATCCCCGGCACGAGCCGCGCCAACAGTGGCTGGTTGTCGTCGAACTGGATGCGGACGGGAATGCGCTGCACGACCTTGGTGAAATTGCCGGTCGCGTTGTCAGGCGGCAGCAGCGCGACCTGCGCACCGGTCGCGGGCGCGATGCGCTCGACCTTGCCGCGCAGCTTCTCGCGCGAAAAACTGTCGACCGTGATCTCGACGGGTTGACCCGGCGCAACGTGGGTCAGCTGGGTCTCCTTGTAGTTCGCGATCACATAGACCTTCGGCAGCGGCACGACATTGATGAGGTTGGTGCCGATATTGACGTAGTCGCCCGGCTGCACCTGGCGCTCGCCGACCACGCCGTCGAACGGCGCCGTGATTTTGGTGTAGCCGAGCTTGAGCCTGGCGCTCGCAAGCGTCGCCTTGGTGGCGTCGAGATCGGCCGCGCGCTGCTTCTTGGTGCCTTGCAAGACCTCGAGTTGATGCTGCTGAGCGGCGATCACGGCGCGGCTGGCGCGCACGTCGGCCTGCGCCTTGGCGAGCCCCGCGACCGCCTGCTCGAAACGCTGCCGCGTGCCGGCCTCGGTCTGCGACAGCGATTGCTGGCGCTCCTGCTCCTGCTTGGCCTCGACCTCCAGCGCCTCCGCCGACAGGCGCGCGGCCTCGGCCTGCGCGATGGTCGCGTATTGCAGCTCGATCTGGTTGGCGAGATTGTCGAGCACGGCTTGCGCGGCGGCGACAGCCGCCTCGGACTGCGCAACCTGGGCCTGATAATCGGCGGGATCGATCTGGATCAGGAGGTCGCCCGCCTTGACACGCTGGAAGTCGGTCACCGAAACGGTGAGCACCTCGCCGGAAACGCGACTGGCAAGGCGCGTGAGGTCGGCGCGGACATAGGCGTCATTGGTGGTCTGGATGACCGCGTTGCCGACCCATTCATCAAAGCGCAGCGTCGCCAGCGCAACGAAGGTCAGCGCGACGATTACGGCGAACAGCGGGATCGCGAGCCGGCTCCAGAGTGAGCTTGCCGGCCGCTGCGTCGGCTTGGGCGGTGGAGCCGGCGTGGCGGCCGGCGGTGACGAGACTTGTTCCTGCTGACTCACGCCATGTCCCCAAAACCACCTTGCCCGAACATTGTGCTCACACCGTCTTCTCCGGCCACCGGCAGAGATCGTTGATCAGGCAAACCTCGCAGCGCGGCTTGCGCGCGAGGCAAGTATAGCGGCCATGCAGGATCAGCCAATGATGGGCATGCAGCATGAATTCGGCGGGGATCACCTTTTCGAGACCAAGCTCGACTTCGAGCGGCGTCTTGCCGGGCGCGATCCCGGTGCGATTGCCGACGCGGAAGACATGTGTGTCGACCGCCATGGTGTGCTCGCCGAAGGCCATGTTGAGCACGACGTTGGCGGTCTTGCGTCCCGCGCCCGGAAGCGACTCGATCTCGGCGCGCGTGCGCGGCACCTCCCCGCCGAAATCGCTGAGCACTTTTGCCGACAGCGCAATCACGTTCCTGGCCTTGGTGCGATAGAGGCCGATGGTCTTGATGTAGTCGCGCAGACGTTCTTCGCCGAGATCGAGCATCTTTTGCGGGGTGTCGGCGACTTTGAACAATTCGCGTGTCGCCTTGTTGACTCCGGCGTCGGTCGC encodes:
- a CDS encoding CoA transferase, producing the protein MAETGLPLEGVRVVEMTHMVMGPTCGMILAQLGAEVIKVEPPAGDKTRSLGGMGTAFFPLFNRGKRSVVLDFEKPEDRDTMHRLLETADVFLENFRDGLLEKQGLGAEELRRRHPHLIVAGHKGFLSGPYEHRPALDEVVQMMSGLAAMTGTKEKPQRVGSSANDIMGGMFGVIAILAALYQKRGGKRDGADIRIGLFENCLFLVAQHMVEYEMTGNRPRSMPEREHAWPIYDIFDAAGDGRIFIGVVTEGHWQAFCREFGLSEFLDDPGLRTTTDRILARSRILPRVAEIVRQWNVAELSQKLDALNICFSPVNRPEDLLTDPHVLRPGGLVTNITADGKPFHVPTLPIEWNGDHLGEGLKVAPLGADTSAVRAEIDDNNDATSKAAGRRA
- a CDS encoding LysR family transcriptional regulator yields the protein MDSRQLRYFIAVYEQRNLSRAADQVNVAQSALSHHISNLEAEFATPLFERKSRGMDPTAAGERLYEHARIILRAMAEAETEVREGARVIAGEISIGMANSGVKAIGVELMRTVLTKYPKLKLSLTESLSGATLMHLMVSNVDLALVYNPPSEKELITEAVLEEEMFLVGIPKLVGKAKTPIRFEELSRLPLILLRYGLGLSSRALLDDPVLLKRLEGGAILHANSITGMTGALVEGLGCTIATKLFAREELAAGRLVAREVIAPKLTRTLYLCRLRNRPMTYAMEEMRRLMLEMIAEQVRSGSWQATLVE
- a CDS encoding MFS transporter, which gives rise to MSVVGIDTGFELGATPSGPDEISRRLEAMPATGHVWKLIVLLSLGGCFEIYDLFLTGYIAPGLSRSGLLSTTTQAFFGFSGIGAFVAATFAGLFVGTFFLGFLADRFGRRAIFTYALLGYTAASVIMACQTSSGGLLLWRFLAGVGIGIEVITIDAYITELVPSRMRGRAFAVNQAIMFIAVPIVAFLAWWLVPLAPYGIEGWRWVVLIGAAASMIIWVLRLFLPESPLWLARHGRTEEAFRILATLEARGGGAAPGPSAPVARPATQATGHIGFADLFRPPYLSLVVLFMVFNLCQAFGFYGFANWVPTLLVAKGITVTKSLQYSFIVAFAYPISPLLAASFADRFERRWIIAGACIAIIVFGMAFAQLTEPALLIVCGVLLTACNTTMSYAYHAYQTEVFPTQIRAQASGLVYSMSRLSATFSGFIVAYMLKEAGVIGVFGLITVAMLIVVIAMSLFGPDVRGKALDTV
- a CDS encoding S53 family peptidase; this encodes MASSTKRVTLANSARKLPKGAKLVGAADSRQEIEISVRLRAKRADDEQVMALGAQPPRERQYLSRTEFAEQMGADTADVAKIDDFAHHHDLNVKSVHLASRTVKLTGTVKAMGAAFGVKLNKVKHDGATYRMRRGNVQIPAELEGIVIGVHGLDNRPVAQPHFRRKAASKTAKKGATARAGQGGSFSVEQIAQLYNFPGGETGAGQCIAIIELNDIDTKGHPTGAGYKTSDLKTFFKKAGIPMPKVVPASVDGGANKPGHSDADGEVVLDVEVAGAIAPGARIVVYFAPNTTNGFIDAVKAAVHDTARKPSVISISWGGPEDPESSQQFMDGLNEAIRDAAAMGVTVCVASGDNGSADMAEGWDGKPHADFPASSPFALACGGTNLRASNGTITEVVWNGGPQDGAGGGGVSVMFAEPKYQANAHVPKSPAHRSGRGVPDVAGDADPATGYQIFLNGVMTTIGGTSAVAPLMAGLIARINEATTKKFGKTVGFINPLIYASHGHGVFRDITVGNNDITGSLRGMYKAGPGWDACSGLGVPNGAALQNLLAA
- a CDS encoding sulfate transporter family protein, which produces MLDAAVKALSQMMSPPMRSILWRSIGLALVLIVVLAIGLQRLLSWFATYGEVWLEGLLGPSWHSSLDVLSWIISIAAGLGVVFGSVFLMPAITSLVASFFVDDVADIVEREYYPAERPGTALPFNQAILEGIKTALLTILVYLVALPLVFLAGAGFLIFFLAAAWLLGREYFELAAMRFRSPEGAKAMRRDNAATIFTAGLFIAAFVSIPVVNLATPIFGMAFMVHMHKRLSGPRPELIEPARQMR
- a CDS encoding HlyD family secretion protein; translation: MSQQEQVSSPPAATPAPPPKPTQRPASSLWSRLAIPLFAVIVALTFVALATLRFDEWVGNAVIQTTNDAYVRADLTRLASRVSGEVLTVSVTDFQRVKAGDLLIQIDPADYQAQVAQSEAAVAAAQAVLDNLANQIELQYATIAQAEAARLSAEALEVEAKQEQERQQSLSQTEAGTRQRFEQAVAGLAKAQADVRASRAVIAAQQHQLEVLQGTKKQRAADLDATKATLASARLKLGYTKITAPFDGVVGERQVQPGDYVNIGTNLINVVPLPKVYVIANYKETQLTHVAPGQPVEITVDSFSREKLRGKVERIAPATGAQVALLPPDNATGNFTKVVQRIPVRIQFDDNQPLLARLVPGMSVVTSIDTKDANGGK
- the nth gene encoding endonuclease III — translated: MAKITRKPVPRKAAVPKKKTQAATSKPKTPGKTSAPARKSLKATKRWTPAEIHEVFSRFRKANPEPKGELEHVNPFTLLVAVVLSAQATDAGVNKATRELFKVADTPQKMLDLGEERLRDYIKTIGLYRTKARNVIALSAKVLSDFGGEVPRTRAEIESLPGAGRKTANVVLNMAFGEHTMAVDTHVFRVGNRTGIAPGKTPLEVELGLEKVIPAEFMLHAHHWLILHGRYTCLARKPRCEVCLINDLCRWPEKTV